The DNA sequence GGCATGTGGCCGCGCTCCGGGCGATCGTCGAGGGTGCCGGGGCCCCCGGGGCCGAGTCCGGCCCGGCCGCGCGGCGGCCCGCGGAGGCGGGGCGATGACGGCCGCCGTCCCCGCCGACCGCACCGTCGTCCGGGCCCGCGACGTCCGTATGTCGTACGGCGCCGTCGACGTGCTCCACGGCGTCGATCTGGACATCCGCCGCGGCGAGGTCTTCGCCCTGCTCGGCCCCAACGGCGCGGGGAAGACCACCACCGTGGAGATCCTCGAGGGCTTCCGGAAGCGGTCCGCCGGGGAGGTCCGCGTCCTCGGCGCGGACCCGGAGCGGGGTGACGACGCCTGGCGCGGCCGCATCGGACTGGTGCTGCAGTCCTGGCGCGACCACCGCCGCTGGCGGGTGGCCGAGCTCCTTGCGCACTTCGGGACCTACTACCCCGACCCGCGCGACCCGGTGGAGCTGCTGGGCCTGACCGGGCTGACGGGGCAGGCCGACCGGCGGGTGGAACTGCTGTCCGGCGGCCAGCGGCGGCGCCTGGACGTCGCACTCGGGATCGTCGGCCGGCCGGAGCTGCTCTTCCTCGACGAGCCGACCACCGGCTTCGACCCCGAGGCGCGGCACCGGTTCCACGCCCT is a window from the Streptomyces capillispiralis genome containing:
- a CDS encoding ABC transporter ATP-binding protein, coding for MTAAVPADRTVVRARDVRMSYGAVDVLHGVDLDIRRGEVFALLGPNGAGKTTTVEILEGFRKRSAGEVRVLGADPERGDDAWRGRIGLVLQSWRDHRRWRVAELLAHFGTYYPDPRDPVELLGLTGLTGQADRRVELLSGGQRRRLDVALGIVGRPELLFLDEPTTGFDPEARHRFHALVERLARDEGVTVLLTTHDLAEAERLADRIGMLVGGRIRACGTPSDLARQAAAQAEVRWTADDGTHHRERTADPSRLVWEMHRDADGPIAGLEVRRPTLEDTYLHMVHRHADGTDGAAEGEERIA